The following proteins come from a genomic window of Gossypium raimondii isolate GPD5lz chromosome 5, ASM2569854v1, whole genome shotgun sequence:
- the LOC105767556 gene encoding exocyst complex component SEC15A: MDAKPPKRRTAIENGETGEDLVLATLIGNGDDLGPLVRHAFEMGRPEPLVQQLKHLMKKKEVEIEELCKTHYEEFIRAVDELRGVLVDAEELKSDLASDNFRLQEVGSALLLKLEELLESYSIKKSVTEAIKMSKICIEVLQLCVKCNTHLSAGQFYLALKAVDLIEKNYLKNIPVNKIKIVIEKAIPIIKAHVEKKVTTHFNEWLVHIRSSAKNIGQTAIGHAASARQREEETLERQRKAEEMNMYGMEFVYTLDEEVSEESPLKFDLTPLHRSYHIHACLGLQEQFREYYYKNRMLQLTSDLQISSSQAFVESHHVYLAQIAGYFIVEDRVLRTSGGLLSDEQVETMWETTVAKVTSVLETQFSLMRSATHLLLVKDYITLLGAALTQYGYKVGSILEVLDKSRDKYHDLLLEECRQQISNIFSNDTCEQMVMKKDADYESNVLAFHLQASDIMPAFPYIAPFSSMVPDSCRVVRSFIKGSVDYLSHGVNCNFYDTVRKYLDKLLIDMLNEVIINKVHSTGLGESQAMQIAANISYLERACDFFVQHAAQLCGIPVRAVERPRAGLTAQAILKTSRDEAYLALLNLVHSKLEEFMALTENINWTSEELVQNKNDYMNEVVFYLETLLSKAQQILPLDALYKVGSGALEHISNSIVAAFLSDSVKRFNANAVIVINNDLKMLENFADERFESTGLKEVYKDGSFRGCLIEARQLINLLSSSQPENFMNPVIRQKNYNALDYKKVGIICDKFKDSADGIFGSLSSRNTKTNSRKKSMDVLKKRLKDFN, encoded by the coding sequence ATGGATGCGAAACCACCCAAGAGGAGGACAGCTATAGAGAATGGGGAGACAGGGGAAGACTTGGTGCTCGCAACTTTGATTGGAAATGGTGACGATTTAGGTCCCCTCGTTAGACATGCCTTTGAAATGGGGCGGCCGGAGCCGCTGGTTCAGCAACTGAAGCATCtcatgaagaagaaagaagtgGAGATCGAGGAGCTCTGCAAGACTCACTATGAGGAATTCATTCGTGCCGTGGATGAGCTCCGGGGCGTCTTGGTCGATGCGGAAGAGCTCAAAAGCGACCTCGCCAGCGATAATTTCAGGCTGCAAGAGGTAGGGAGTGCCTTGCTGCTCAAACTTGAAGAGCTTCTTGAATCTTATTCCATTAAGAAAAGTGTCACCGAGGCTATTAAAATGTCCAAGATTTGCATTGAAGTGTTGCAGCTTTGTGTTAAATGCAACACTCACCTTTCAGCAGGCCAGTTTTACCTTGCTTTAAAAGCTGTGGATTTGATCGAGAAGAACTACTTGAAGAACATCCCTGTGAATAAAATCAAGATTGTTATAGAAAAAGCCATTCCTATAATCAAAGCACATGTTGAGAAGAAAGTGACTACACATTTTAATGAGTGGCTGGTTCACATCAGGAGTTCTGCTAAGAATATTGGACAAACCGCAATAGGCCATGCCGCATCGGCTCGCCAGAGAGAGGAGGAAACACTCGAACGTCAGAGAAAAGCCGAGGAAATGAACATGTATGGGATGGAGTTTGTTTATACTTTAGATGAAGAAGTTTCCGAGGAATCTCCTTTGAAGTTTGATCTCACACCTCTTCATCGCTCGTATCACATCCATGCCTGCCTTGGACTCCAAGAGCAGTTTCGCGAATATTACTACAAGAATCGAATGTTGCAGCTCACTTCGGACTTGCAAATCTCTTCCTCGCAAGCATTTGTCGAATCGCATCATGTTTATCTCGCTCAAATTGCAGGTTACTTCATTGTGGAAGATAGGGTGTTAAGGACTTCTGGAGGTTTGTTGTCGGATGAACAAGTCGAGACAATGTGGGAAACAACTGTGGCTAAAGTGACATCAGTTTTGGAAACACAGTTTTCTCTAATGCGTTCTGCAACACACCTTCTCTTGGTGAAGGACTATATCACTCTTCTTGGGGCAGCTCTTACGCAGTATGGCTACAAGGTGGGTTCGATTCTCGAGGTATTAGACAAGAGCCGAGACAAATACCATGACCTTCTTCTCGAAGAGTGTCGCCAGCAGATTTCTAACATCTTTTCAAATGATACCTGTGAGCAGATGGTAATGAAGAAGGATGCAGACTATGAAAGTAATGTTCTGGCATTTCATCTTCAGGCTTCAGATATAATGCCGGCTTTTCCGTACATTGCCCCATTCTCCTCTATGGTGCCTGATTCATGTCGTGTTGTTCGATCATTCATCAAAGGCTCCGTCGATTACTTGTCTCATGGAGTGAATTGTAACTTTTATGATACAGTGAGGAAGTATTTAGACAAGCTCTTGATTGATATGCTTAATGAAGTTATCATTAATAAAGTTCATAGCACTGGCCTTGGTGAGTCTCAAGCCATGCAGATTGCTGCAAATATATCATACCTCGAAAGAGCTTGTGACTTTTTTGTACAACATGCGGCCCAACTGTGCGGGATTCCAGTTCGGGCGGTCGAGAGGCCTCGAGCCGGTTTGACAGCCCAGGCAATCTTAAAGACATCAAGAGATGAAGCTTATCTGGCTCTCCTGAATCTGGTACACAGTAAGTTGGAAGAGTTCATGGCACTCACAGAAAACATAAACTGGACATCAGAAGAGTTAGTCCAAAACAAAAACGACTATATGAATGAGGTGGTTTTTTACCTCGAGACACTGTTATCGAAAGCACAGCAAATCCTACCGCTGGATGCTTTATATAAGGTCGGGAGTGGCGCTCTCGAGCATATATCCAATTCCATAGTTGCAGCATTTCTCAGTGACAGCGTGAAGAGGTTCAACGCCAATGCGGTGATTGTAATCAACAACGATCTCAAGATGCTAGAGAATTTCGCGGACGAGAGGTTCGAAAGCACGGGGCTAAAGGAGGTATACAAGGATGGTAGTTTCCGTGGTTGCTTGATCGAAGCTcgacagttgataaacctattGTCTAGCAGCCAgccagagaatttcatgaatcCTGTAATACGGCAGAAAAATTACAATGCCTTGGATTACAAGAAAGTGGGTATCATCTGTGATAAATTCAAGGATTCAGCTGATGGCATCTTTGGAAGCCTTTCTAGCAGAAATACTAAAACAAATTCACGCAAGAAATCCATGGACGTCCTCAAGAAAAGATTGAAAGACTTCAACTGA
- the LOC105770178 gene encoding tRNA nucleotidyltransferase cca2 isoform X1 — MLSLNNAIKLKAKAPLLLHSFTLPTTKITLAFRSVSTPLNETALSLNTTTPNTIPFLPSPFLSCRAAMMTAACVQVKEQIELTETEKKIFDRLLNTLRHFNLQTQLRVAGGWVRDKLLGKECYDIDIALDNMLGSEFVDKVQEYLSTTGEVAQGLAVIPSNPEQSKHLETARMRLFDLWIDFVNLRCEDYSENSRIPTMKFGTAEEDAYRRDLTINSLFYNINTNLVEDFTKRGLEDLKFGRIVTPLPPKATFLDDPLRVLRAIRFGARFDFTLDEELKKAAACDDVKTALAAKISRERVGTEIDLMISGNQPVKAIDYVCDLTLFWVVFSLPPKVEPAVSEECHRLSAAYLDASWKLIQLIGCSNFDDEQRRLCLYSALFLPLRSAAYKDRKDKKIPVVNYIFRDSLKRKASDADTVMNIHKSLEKFLSLIPSLLSNEDIQLTEVDWGREFDDVPFTSKLRVLTGFLLREIKDFWRVALLISTLLYPTGTECSQDIIDKHFQLDKRKNIFVSVDNAIVKLGLEKVWDLKPLVNGKDIMNVLQLKVGGPLVREWQQKALSWQLAHPSGTAEECLDWMKETHSKRIKME, encoded by the exons ATGCTCTCTTTGAACAACGCCATAAAGCTCAAGGCCAAGGCGCCTCTTCTGCTGCATTCCTTCACTCTACCCACCACCAAAATCACCCTAGCGTTTCGCAGCGTTTCAACTCCCTTAAATGAAACTGCCCTATCCCTAAATACCACCACACCCAATACCATACCCTTTCTTCCCTCGCCGTTTCTTAGCTGCCGAGCAGCCATGATGACCGCGGCCTGCGTTCAagtcaaagagcaaattgagtTGACAGAGACGGAGAAGAAGATTTTCGATAGGCTTTTGAACACTCTTCGTCATTTCAATCTCCAAACTCAGCTTCGAGTTGCTGGTGGATGGGTTCGCGATAAG CTTCTTGGAAAAGAATGTTATGACATTGATATTGCACTTGACAACATGTTGGGCAGTGAATTTGTTGATAAGGTTCAGGAATACTTGTCAACTACAGGGGAAGTTGCACAGGGCCTTGCTGTCATTCCAAG TAATCCTGAGCAATCTAAGCACTTAGAAACTGCAAGGATGCGCCTTTTTGATTTATGGATTGATTTTGTGAACTTGAGGTGTGAAGATTATAGTGAGAACAGCCGCATCCCTACAATg AAATTTGGCACTGCTGAGGAGGATGCATATAGAAGAGATTTGACCATTAATAG cTTGTTCTACAATATTAACACCAACTTAGTTGAAGACTTCACTAAAAGAG GGCTTGAGGATCTAAAATTTGGAAGGATAGTAACTCCATTACCTCCAAAGGCTACATTTTTGGATGATCCCCTACGGGTTCTTCGAGCTATTCGTTTTG GTGCACGGTTTGATTTCACACTGGATGAAGAATTAAAGAAAGCTGCTGCTTGCGATGATGTCAAAACAGCTCTTGCAGCTAAAATTAGCAGAGAGCGCGTTGGAACTGAA ATTGATCTCATGATCTCTGGAAACCAACCTGTTAAAGCAATTGACTACGTTTGTGATTTGACATTATTTTGGGTTGTCTTCAGTCTCCCTCCAAAGGTTGAGCCTGCTGTGTCAGAAGAATGCCATAG GCTTTCTGCTGCTTATTTGGATGCTTCATGGAAACTTATTCAACTTATTGGATGCTCCAACTTTGAT GACGAACAGAGAAGGCTCTGTTTGTACTCTGCTTTATTTCTTCCATTACGCAGTGCCGCATACAAGGATCGTAAAGATAAAAAG ATTCCTGTGGTCAATTACATTTTCCGGGATTCTCTTAAGCGAAAAGCCAGTGATGCTGACACA GTCATGAACATCCACAAGTCACTGGAGAAATTCTTATCCTTGATTCCTTCTCTTTTATCAAATGAGGATATCCAACTCACTGAGGTTGACTGGGGAAGAGAATTTGATGATGTCCCTTTTACTTCAAAACTGCGTGTATTGACAG GGTTTCTGCTTAGAgaaattaaagatttttggCGGGTTGCTTTGTTGATCTCTACATTGCTATATCCCACCGGTACTGAGTGCAGTCAGGACATTATAGACAAACACTTTCAACTGGACAAGAGAAAAAACATTTTTGTGTCAGTCGACAATGCCATTGTTAAATTAG GTCTTGAGAAAGTTTGGGATTTAAAACCATTGGTTAATGGGAAGGATATCATGAATGTTTTGCAACTTAAAGTTGGAGGGCCACTTGTTAGGGAATGG CAACAAAAGGCTCTCTCATGGCAGCTGGCACACCCTTCTGGGACTGCGGAGGAATGTCTTGATTGGATGAAGGAAACACATTCGAAGCGCATAAAGATGGAGTAA
- the LOC105770178 gene encoding tRNA nucleotidyltransferase cca2 isoform X2: MLSLNNAIKLKAKAPLLLHSFTLPTTKITLAFRSVSTPLNETALSLNTTTPNTIPFLPSPFLSCRAAMMTAACVQVKEQIELTETEKKIFDRLLNTLRHFNLQTQLRVAGGWVRDKLLGKECYDIDIALDNMLGSEFVDKVQEYLSTTGEVAQGLAVIPSNPEQSKHLETARMRLFDLWIDFVNLRCEDYSENSRIPTMKFGTAEEDAYRRDLTINSLFYNINTNLVEDFTKRGLEDLKFGRIVTPLPPKATFLDDPLRVLRAIRFGARFDFTLDEELKKAAACDDVKTALAAKISRERVGTEIDLMISGNQPVKAIDYVCDLTLFWVVFSLPPKVEPAVSEECHRLSAAYLDASWKLIQLIGCSNFDDEQRRLCLYSALFLPLRSAAYKDRKDKKVMNIHKSLEKFLSLIPSLLSNEDIQLTEVDWGREFDDVPFTSKLRVLTGFLLREIKDFWRVALLISTLLYPTGTECSQDIIDKHFQLDKRKNIFVSVDNAIVKLGLEKVWDLKPLVNGKDIMNVLQLKVGGPLVREWQQKALSWQLAHPSGTAEECLDWMKETHSKRIKME, translated from the exons ATGCTCTCTTTGAACAACGCCATAAAGCTCAAGGCCAAGGCGCCTCTTCTGCTGCATTCCTTCACTCTACCCACCACCAAAATCACCCTAGCGTTTCGCAGCGTTTCAACTCCCTTAAATGAAACTGCCCTATCCCTAAATACCACCACACCCAATACCATACCCTTTCTTCCCTCGCCGTTTCTTAGCTGCCGAGCAGCCATGATGACCGCGGCCTGCGTTCAagtcaaagagcaaattgagtTGACAGAGACGGAGAAGAAGATTTTCGATAGGCTTTTGAACACTCTTCGTCATTTCAATCTCCAAACTCAGCTTCGAGTTGCTGGTGGATGGGTTCGCGATAAG CTTCTTGGAAAAGAATGTTATGACATTGATATTGCACTTGACAACATGTTGGGCAGTGAATTTGTTGATAAGGTTCAGGAATACTTGTCAACTACAGGGGAAGTTGCACAGGGCCTTGCTGTCATTCCAAG TAATCCTGAGCAATCTAAGCACTTAGAAACTGCAAGGATGCGCCTTTTTGATTTATGGATTGATTTTGTGAACTTGAGGTGTGAAGATTATAGTGAGAACAGCCGCATCCCTACAATg AAATTTGGCACTGCTGAGGAGGATGCATATAGAAGAGATTTGACCATTAATAG cTTGTTCTACAATATTAACACCAACTTAGTTGAAGACTTCACTAAAAGAG GGCTTGAGGATCTAAAATTTGGAAGGATAGTAACTCCATTACCTCCAAAGGCTACATTTTTGGATGATCCCCTACGGGTTCTTCGAGCTATTCGTTTTG GTGCACGGTTTGATTTCACACTGGATGAAGAATTAAAGAAAGCTGCTGCTTGCGATGATGTCAAAACAGCTCTTGCAGCTAAAATTAGCAGAGAGCGCGTTGGAACTGAA ATTGATCTCATGATCTCTGGAAACCAACCTGTTAAAGCAATTGACTACGTTTGTGATTTGACATTATTTTGGGTTGTCTTCAGTCTCCCTCCAAAGGTTGAGCCTGCTGTGTCAGAAGAATGCCATAG GCTTTCTGCTGCTTATTTGGATGCTTCATGGAAACTTATTCAACTTATTGGATGCTCCAACTTTGAT GACGAACAGAGAAGGCTCTGTTTGTACTCTGCTTTATTTCTTCCATTACGCAGTGCCGCATACAAGGATCGTAAAGATAAAAAG GTCATGAACATCCACAAGTCACTGGAGAAATTCTTATCCTTGATTCCTTCTCTTTTATCAAATGAGGATATCCAACTCACTGAGGTTGACTGGGGAAGAGAATTTGATGATGTCCCTTTTACTTCAAAACTGCGTGTATTGACAG GGTTTCTGCTTAGAgaaattaaagatttttggCGGGTTGCTTTGTTGATCTCTACATTGCTATATCCCACCGGTACTGAGTGCAGTCAGGACATTATAGACAAACACTTTCAACTGGACAAGAGAAAAAACATTTTTGTGTCAGTCGACAATGCCATTGTTAAATTAG GTCTTGAGAAAGTTTGGGATTTAAAACCATTGGTTAATGGGAAGGATATCATGAATGTTTTGCAACTTAAAGTTGGAGGGCCACTTGTTAGGGAATGG CAACAAAAGGCTCTCTCATGGCAGCTGGCACACCCTTCTGGGACTGCGGAGGAATGTCTTGATTGGATGAAGGAAACACATTCGAAGCGCATAAAGATGGAGTAA
- the LOC105770236 gene encoding protein disulfide-isomerase 5-2 yields the protein MSWLSILWGLLLLLCILKPGIRSSADRLDGRVLELDDSNFDSAISSFDYILVDFYAPWCGHCQRLSPQLDEAAPILAGLKDPIAVAKLNADKFTTVARKYEIDGYPTLKLFKRGVPVDYHGPRKAHKLVSHLKKIVSPDVSILGSDSAISDFVEAVGTYFPIYIGFGLDEMVISHLAIKYKRKAWFSVAKDFSEDAMVLYDFDKVPALVVFHPNYNQQSVFYGPFEDEFLGDFIKQNLIPLAVPMNRETLKLLSDDDRKIVLTIMEDENEEKSQKLIKLLKAAASANRDLVFGYVGVKQWDEFANTFGANEDTNFPKLIIWNGDEQYFTVIGYESLDEEEDQSSQISRFLEGYREGRMEKKMIKGPSFMDYMNVISIAAVFIIVFLVAILMLIRRLSTHDDNKPRKDIYDDDDDDEGEEESSAESPESDYEVRKKED from the exons ATGAGTTGGTTATCAATTTTGTGGGGCTTGCTGTTGCTTTTATGCATCTTGAAACCCGGAATTCGTTCGTCGGCAGATAGGTTAGATGGGAGGGTGTTGGAGTTGGACGATTCCAACTTTGACTCCGCCATTTCCTCTTTCGATTACATCCTCGTCGACTTCTACGCTCCCTGGTGCGGCCACTGCCAACGCCTTTCCCCCCAG TTAGATGAGGCTGCCCCAATTCTTGCTGGATTAAAGGATCCCATAGCGGTAGCTAAACTAAATGCTGACAAATTTACCACTGTTGCTCGTAAATATGAAATTGA TGGATATCCTACACTCAAGCTCTTTAAGCGTGGTGTTCCTGTAGACTATCATGGCCCGAGGAAAGCACATAAACTTGTTTCTCATCTCAAGAAAATTGTTTCTCCTGATGTCTCTATTCTTGGTTCAGACTCTGCCATTAGTGATTTTGTTGAAGCAGTTGGGACTTACTTTCCTATATACATAGGTTTTGGCTTGGATGAGATGGTGATATCTCATTTAGCCATCAAATATAAAAGGAAGGCATGGTTTTCCGTTGCTAAGGATTTCTCCGAGGATGCCATGGTACTGTATGACTTTGACAAAGTTCCTGCTTTGGTGGTTTTTCACCCCAATTATAATCAACAGAGTGTTTTTTACGGTCCCTTTGAAG ATGAATTTTTGGGTGATTTTATAAAGCAAAATTTGATCCCTCTGGCTGTGCCCATGAACCGTGAAACACTGAAACTATTGAGCGATGATGATAGAAAAATTGTCTTAACAATTATGGAGGATGAAAACGAGGAGAAATCACAGAAATTGATCAAGTTATTGAAGGCTGCTGCCTCTGCAAATCGTGACTTGGTTTTTGGCTATGTCGGAGTTAAGCAGTGGGATGAGTTTGCAAATACGTTTGGTGCCAATGAGGAtacaaattttccaaaattgataATCTGGAATGGTGATGAGCAGTACTTTACA GTTATTGGTTATGAAAGccttgatgaagaagaagatcaaaGTTCTCAAATCTCACGCTTCCTGGAAGGATATAGGGAAGgaagaatggaaaagaagatgATTAAAGGACCATCGTTTATGGACTATATGAACGTAATCAGCATTGCAGCTGTGTTTATAATTGTGTTTTTGGTTGCAATTCTGATGCTTATCCGAAGGCTAAGCACGCATGATGACAATAAACCTCGCAAAGACATctatgatgatgatgacgatgatgaaGGTGAAGAAGAAAGCTCTGCTGAAAGCCCTGAGTCTGATTATGAAGTTCGGAAGAAAGAAGATTGA